The following proteins come from a genomic window of Oncorhynchus clarkii lewisi isolate Uvic-CL-2024 chromosome 23, UVic_Ocla_1.0, whole genome shotgun sequence:
- the LOC139381330 gene encoding uncharacterized protein, whose amino-acid sequence MLQRDKTSGDMLQRDKTSGVMLQRDKTSGDMLQRDKTSGDMLQPDKTSGDMLQRDKTSGDMLQRDKTSGDMLQRDKTSGVMLQRVYNTSTTLTLNTGSSGVYITSTTLTLNTGSSGVYITSTTLTLNTGPSGVYNTSTVLTLNTGPVRGLKHIHRADPQHGLLRGVYNTSTMLTLNTGPSGVNNTSTMLTLNTGSSGVYNTSTMLTLNTGPSRVYNTSTLLTLNTGPSGVYITSTVLTLNTGPSGVYNTSTTLTVNTGPSVVYIISTMLTLNTGPLRGVYNTSTVLTLNTGPSWVYNTSTVLTLNTGPSGVNNTSTVLTLNTGPSGVYNTSTMLSLNTGPSRVYNTSNVLTLNTGPLRGLQHIHRADPQYGPSGIYNTSTMLTLNTTHPPDLQHIHHADPQHNTSPVLTLNTGPSGVYNTSTVLTLNTGPSGVYKTATVLTLNTGPVYNTSTLLTLNTGPSGVYITSTVLTLNTGPSGVYNTSTTLTLNTGVYITSTVLTLNTGPLRGLQHIHHADPQHGLFRGIYNTSTMLTLNTGPLRGVYNTSTVLTLNTGPSGVYNTSTVLTLNTGPSGVNNTSTVLTLNTGVYNTSTVLTLNTWPLRGLQHIHRADPQYGPSGIYNTSTMLTLNTGPSGVYNTSTVLTLNTGPLRGVHNTSTVLTLNTGPSRVYNTSTLLTLNTGPSGVYITSTVLTLNTGPSGVYNTSTVLTLNTGGLQHIHHADPQHGLLRGVYNTSTVLTLNTGPSGVHNRSTVLTLNTGPSGVYNTSTVLTLNTGPSGIYNTSTMLTLNTGPSGVYITSTMLTLNTGPLRGLQHIHCADPQHGAPQGGLQHIHHADPQHGPSGVYNTSTMLTLNTGPLRGLHHIHRADPQHGLLRGVYNTSTVLTLNTGPSGVYITSTVQTLNTGPLRGLQHIHRADPQHRLLRGL is encoded by the exons gggtctacaacacatccaccacgctgaccctcaacacgggctcCTCAGGGGTCTACatcacatccaccacgctgaccctcaacacgggctcCTCAGGGGTCTACatcacatccaccacgctgaccctaaacacgggcccctcaggggtctacaacacatccaccgtgctgaccctcaacacggggcccgTCAGGGGTCTAAAACACATCCAccgtgctgaccctcaacacgggctcctcaggg gggtctacaacacatccacaatgctgaccctcaacacgggcccctcaggggtcaacaacacatccaccatgctcACCCTCAACACGGGCTCCTCAGGGgtctacaacacatccaccatgctgaccctcaacacgggcccctccagggtctacaacacatccaccttgctgaccctcaacacgggccccTCAGGGGTCTACATCACATCCACtgtgctgaccctcaacacgggcccctcgggggtctacaacacatccaccacgctgaccgTCAACACGGGCCCCTCAGTGGTCTACATCATatccaccatgctgaccctcaacacggggcccctcaggg gggtctacaacacatccaccgtgctgaccctcaacacgggccccTCATGGGTCTACAATACATCCAccgtgctgaccctcaacacgggcccGTCAGGggtcaacaacacatccaccgtgctgaccctcaacacaggccCCTCAGGAgtctacaacacatccaccatgctgagcctcaacacgggcccctccagggtctacaacacatccaacgtgctgaccctcaacacggggcccctcaggggtctaCAACACATCCACCGTGCTGACCCTCAATACGGGCCCTCAGGGAtctacaacacatccaccatgctgacactcaacacaacacatccccc GGAtctacaacacatccaccatgctgaccctcaacacaacacatcccccgtgctgaccctcaacacggggccctcaggggtctacaacacatccaccgtactgaccctcaacacgggccccTCAGGGGTCTACAAAACAGCCAccgtgctgaccctcaacacgggccc ggtctacaacacatccaccttgctgaccctcaacacgggccccTCAGGGGTCTACATCACATCCAccgtgctgaccctcaacacgggcccctcaggggtctacaacacatccaccacgctgaccctcaacacgg GGGTCTACATCACATCCAccgtgctgaccctcaacacggggcccctcaggggtctacaacacatccaccacgctgaccctcaacacgggctcTTCAGGG GGAtctacaacacatccaccatgctgaccctcaacacggggcccctcaggg gggtctacaacacatccaccgtgctgaccctcaacacgggccccTCAGGGGTCTACAATACATCCAccgtgctgaccctcaacacgggcccGTCAGGggtcaacaacacatccaccgtgctgaccctcaacacag gggtctacaacacatccaccgtgctgaccctcaacacgtggCCCCTCAGGGGTCTACAACACATCCACCGTGCTGACCCTCAATACGGGCCCTCAGGGAtctacaacacatccaccatgctgaccctcaacacggggccctcaggggtctacaacacatccactgtgctgaccctcaacacggggcccctcaggg GGGTCCATAACACATCCAccgtgctgaccctcaacacgggcccctccagggtctacaacacatccaccttgctgaccctcaacacgggccccTCAGGGGTCTACATCACATCCAccgtgctgaccctcaacacgggcccctcgggggtctacaacacatccaccgtgctgaccctcaacacggg gggtctacaacacatccaccacgctgaccctcaacacgggctcCTCAGGG gggtctacaacacatccaccgttctgaccctcaacacgggccccTCAGGGGTCCATAACAGATCCACggtgctgaccctcaacacggggccctcaggggtctacaacacatccaccgtgctgaccctcaacacggggccctCAGGGAtctacaacacatccaccatgctgaccctcaacacggggccctCAGGGGTCTACATcacatccaccatgctgaccctcaacacggggccactcaggggtctacaacacatccactgtgctgaccctcaacacggggcccctcaggg gggtctacaacacatccaccatgctgaccctcaacacgggccctcaggggtctacaacacatccaccatgctgaccctcaacacggggcccctcaggggtctaCATCACATCCAccgtgctgaccctcaacacgggctcctcaggg gggtctacaacacatccaccgtgctgaccctcaacacgggccccTCAGGGGTCTACATCACATCCACGGTGcagaccctcaacacggggcccctcaggggtctacaacacatccaccgtgctgaccctcaacacaggctCCTCAGGGGTCTataa